The Epinephelus fuscoguttatus linkage group LG7, E.fuscoguttatus.final_Chr_v1 DNA window GTGACAGCTGTATTAATATACTGTTTATTAGCACTTCTGtcttattgtgtctctttgaaacAGTCGTACAGACAGCGCTGTCAAACTTCTACCTGTGGACATGCTGCTACAGGGTTTGTATGCACAAAATACAGCctactgtgttgttgtcaaCTGGTActgctaacagtggctaaccTGATTAGAACTGTACAACTATTTGTTTTTCCAGCTTGTACTGGAACACATTCATCTCAAATGTGATGTCATTCCCAGCTAGGGATGGGCGATACTGCCCTAAAataagtaagggataatgtatagtgagccagtgactaataactcccgacaggagAGTGGAACCCAGACGCGcagcttagaacatggcttactactaacacattcagtgatgtgacacaaaataatgtttaaagcacattttattgattcaaaattcacaaaaagAAATCTGTCTGTACTCTGTATCTGTGGCAAGGGCAGCCTAATGATAATTAATATTGAATTCAGCCTTCGCTAAGGCCCGCCCCCTTACTGTTGCTAAGTCCGACATGCCAGTCTAGCTCCAAGGTTTCGGAGCTAGACTGGCATGGCGCTCCCACTGTCGCTAACTGCGCTCCCTGGAGAAATACTCTAAGATTTATACAATATGCATTTGAAGGATATATTCAGGATGTCAGACTGACACAGCAACGAAATCAAGGtaacacagtgtgtgcagatgaacagtgttcaGCTTCACCCCCGTGCCGCTCCCAGCACCCAGACTGGCAGCATGTAAACATTCAGTAGGTACGTTTCCGTTTCCACTCCGATCCTATTTGGCCTGTGTGGACTaacgttaactgattttgatttttgttgctATGGCGTCCACAGCAACGGAGCAGCAGGGCAgcggtgatacctcaagaaataaacaccgcagaattttgttgattgaccaatcagaatcaaaTATTTAAGAGTGCCATGTTCTATTATCAGGATATTCCatggtatttttgtgataacgATGCTCCAGAAAAACAAGATCTTGaagccaaactcgaggcttcgaAACGGCAATCCACAAACCAGcgggtgacgtcatggtggctacatccaGTATTTTTACACAGTCTAAGTCTCTGTACTGAACACAAAGTACATAGAGTCTTGGAGCCAACTGTAAAAAGctgtaaaagtttaaacattgaGAGTGACAGATTTAAATCCCTCAGTATATATTCACACTGTTTGTCAGCTGTGATTAGAGCAGGTCTGTGCTACTGTGGTCCCTGTGGTAACCTGGCTGCAGAATATTATGGCAGGAAGCTCTGTGTTTTGGTCTGCTGCTGTGCTGATGGTGGAGAGGAGGTCTGGGCTCAGCTGGCTCCTTTCTCAAAGACCACTTACTTACACTGACTGACCACAGAGACATACCAGTGAGGGGGTTTATACTCTCCCCACAGCGTCAGCCCACGGCATGTTAGGTGTTCTCCCTAAATCCCCCCACCCACCCTGCCTGGAAATGGACACTGCTGGTATATTTATAGCCCCTGAGCACAAGCGAGCTCTGTATCTTAAACACCGTAAGAAGCTCAGATTCGCCAGAGTCGTGCTGAGCTTTGCTGGCGTTTATTCTAGACTGTTGAGGAAACCTGGAGGGGCTCATCAGGTAGGAGAAAGGACAgattttaggatttatttattttaaagaaagatttgattgatttgagTCAGTGAGCTGTTACATTACTTATATTTGGTTGTTTAGATTCTAAAATAACCACTACTTGTCAGTGAAAGTAACAGATGGGAAttaatttgtttgcttttaggCATTTTGTCTGGATATGAGGTTGTAGGAATTTAAATCCATACATCTTGTGCTTTTATTCCTTGTTTTTGTAAGTGTTAAACTTTTTTGAATGTTCTTAAACATCATCCTTCACCTTTTCAGATAACTGTATAGATTCATGTttgacaaatacacacatggtgTAAGAGCTGCCATGATCAGTTCGTTAATTGATTGTGAAGCAACCAAAAACGTATCACCAGCTACTTTGAGAATACTTTTATATTTAAGtaatttttcaaatgaaaatgccaaaaattcACAAACCTCAGCCTCTCAATTGTcagtttttgttgcttttcttggACTTAAgtgattgtaaactgaatattttgtttttttggactgTTGTACAGTCAGAACAAGCAATTTGAATTTGACTTGGGCTATGGAAACGGATGGGTATTTTTTACTAGTACTTAGAATATGTTGGGTTGGATTGATGTATCTGAAATAAATACTGATATTCAGTACTTTTTTTGATGTTGCTTGGAAACTAATGACATTGAGTGCATAAAAGttcaattatttattaaaaGATGAAtattaggggtgtgccatatcatttAGTTCAGGATAATACTGGTatgatttttaatatgatatgaaaaattcatatgaTACTCGCGATATTTCCGCTTGTGACATATTGCCATCAAattgttacccacggcaacaacaagcatggctgagagcaaaattattacagactctgcggtggttccaaaaagaggagcagcttcagtagtgtggaatgaactgtggcatcctgaatgttttatgaacagccccggacttctcagactctttcagTGACTTaccactcagagggaactcattcagcggctcctctggcagcagcacaccgtctcaccctctcctctctctagattttgttttgttgaactattaatattgtatacagaatctgaatctcactctgagttactgttgttgttcacaaactaaagaaatgagagatcatttttgtttagtttttactgaatatttgaagacaAACTGTAATACGAGATCATTTTGTTGTAgttctattttcttaaattactagtaatgatttttttttgtgactaatttgtcatatcgtcaaaAAAATTGTTATTGCcctgaaatatcatgatattattttagggccatagcACCCACCCTTATTATATATACTGAGTCTTTAACGTGACGATGACAACTCTCCTTGGTTAGTCGGAGAGAACGGCAGagtgactgtagtaaacattaacaataagagcAAGTGAGGAAGCACAGCTGGTACCGGTGTATTGATACTTTGGAAAATGAGTACTGAAATCATTTTGAATGTAGAATCTGTATTATTGATATATCGTTGTTTTGACAACATTAATCTGGTGTATTTCTGTTTTAGATGAAAACATCATTCTGAGCACAACCAACAGAAACTGACAAactcagagagaggagagatggaaaAACCAGTTTTACAGACACAACCGTCCACCCTGCCGTTTTTCGACACGGCGCACGCCTTCAACCTGCTGCGGGGAATCCATGAACTCCGAGCCGAGCGAAAGTTTTTTGATGTGACTCTGTGCGCTGAAGGCCATGAGTTCCACTGTCACCGCACAGTGTTGGCTGCTGCCAGTACCTACTTCCGAGCGATGTTCACAGGCACTCTGAGGGAGAGTGCGATGGACCGGATAGTTCTACATGAGGTGTCAGCTGAGCTTGTAGGCCTGCTGGTGGACTTCTGCTACACAGGACGGGTCACCGTCACTCAGGATAATGTGGACGTCCTGCTGAAGACGGCCGATCTGTTTCAGTTCCCCTCCGTCAAAGAGGCCTGCTGTGCTTTTCTGGAGCAGCGGCTGGATGTGTCCAACTGCTTAGAGATCCAGGACTTTGCAGAGGCCTATGCTTGCCGAGAGCTGGCGACCAGTGCTCGCCGCTTTGTCCTCAAAAACATAATGGAGCTGGCTAAAGGGACGGACTTTGAGCGGTTGCCGTGGAAGCGCCTCCTGGAGTTTGTGTCAGATGATGGGCTTTGCGTGGACAAGGAGGAGGCAGTTTATCAGATCGCAGTGCGCTGGGTGAAGGCGGACCTCCAGCGGAGACTGCACTACTGGCCCGAGCTGCTCCAGCAGGTCCGACTCCCCTTCGTCAGGAGGTTCTTTCTGTTGGCCCATGTGGAGAGCGACCCACTCGTCTACCTGTCACCCACCTGCCTCCGCATGGTGAACGAAGCGCGGAGCTTCCAGTCCTGTGAGTACGACCGCCATGACAGGCCCTGCCACAGAATGCGACCACGGCCATCCACGGGACTCGCAGAGATCCTGGTGGTGGTCGGAGGCTGCGACCAGGACTGTGACGAGCTGGTGACAGTGGACTGTTACAACCCCCAGACCGGACAGTGGCGTTACCTGGCTGAGTTCCCTGACCACCTTGGAGGAGGCTACAGCATTGCTGCCCTTGGAAACGATATGTATGTCACAGGTAAGTTATTAAAAGACGTCCAAACACATTTCTACACACTATAAATACTATAAAACTTAagtttcattattatttatggTAATTTATGTAGAaaatgcagcacagaggatAATGTACTCCATGTTGAAGTTAGACTTCAGTATTATCTGGTGTCCCACTTACTGAAGGACAGGCCACAGTGTGCAGTAGCTACAGTTGCTGTGTACATTAGATTCACTGTAGTGTGAACGCTGCTGTCAGTAGATTTCCATTCCTGCTCCTTGGTCTTATGAAATGTCCATGAGGCTGCGCTTATAAATAAACTGCAGGCTCTCTGGCTAGTGCCTGTCAGTGTGAACAAGGCAGAGTGAGGCAGGACATGGTGTGCTGCCAGGACAGCAGTAGTGttatcatcttcatcatcatcatcatcatcttcagccTGTTTCCCTTGAGGAAACATCACCTTATGTCTACTGCTAGAAAACAAATTTAGCAGCGTTAGCTCACTCCTTCGATGACAGGAATCCCAGCCGCATATGATTACATAACGTCAACAGGCAGATTTAGTTTGGATAACCTGTGACACAATTTATTTTACGCAAGTATACATTTGATGCCAAATTTAGATTGAGGTACATCAGCCTTTTTAAAGGGCAGCAGTACCTTGAAATATTAAATCTCTGATGATAAACAGATGGATGAGGAGGACTGTGAATAGTTACATCACAGCATTTCTAGAACGCTCCTGACTTATAAACTGAGCGACTGCCAGGACGGAAATGAACAGACACCCTATATAAATCCTAATGCAGTCTTGAGAAGTCTTAATTAGAGTTCTCAAGTTTAAACCCATATTTCcatcatatttttatatataaaaggTCTCTAATTTTAATATGATGCATCATAAAttgtattattgtgtttttctttataaattggATTTGGAGGATTATTACTAGACTTTATTTGCAAATACAActacacaaagaaacaaataaatataccACTGAATGTTTGAAATCAACGTATTGTTGCGAGTGAACATCATATTTAACTGAGAAATAAAATTAGACTGTGAGAGGAAACCGGACCACCTGGAGAACAGGCTATATTAAAAAGCACTCAGTCCTGGATTAATGCTATTTCTGTTGGTCTTGGTCATCACTCAGGTTGAAGTTAATTTGGACTCTTGTCTCTGACATGTCTGTGTTCAGTTTTAGACATGGGGTGAGTTTGTGTATTGCTTTATAATTTTACACATTGTTGTTTGTCTAAATCAAGAATTTTGAAGAACTCAAAAGCTACCATAGTTATTTAAGAAAGAGTGGGACACAGCTTATTACATTAGCTTCTTCTCCATTTATTTACTACCGTTAGGCTACATTATTCAAAACATAAACTATCTTTTAATGTTATACGGATAAGATGCAGATTTACCTCCTCTTAGAGccaaacaacatcaacaaaccCACTGATCTCAATAACCGTCTTCACGACATCAAGTCCTGAATGGCTGCAAAGTTTCTCCAGCTCAATGAGAGTAAAACTAAAGTTATGTTAtgttttaagttattttatttgGACCACAGCACTTTAcagacattatttcttctcatCTTGACCCCCCTCTGTTAAATCACATGTAATAAATCCTGTACTTGATTCTGAATTGAAGTTTCAATCAAGTagcaaaattaaatttcatGCAGCAGGGCACCATCTCCAAACACAGATCAGATCTCTGTACTTCTAAACCTGGAGAAAGTCATCGACACCTTCATATCCTCGTGCCTCACATTATATTTAACACATTATATTTTGGTATTACTCAGTCTCGTTTATCCTGTCTTTAATTAGTCCAAAATGAAGCAGCAAGAGTGTTAACACGGTCAGAAAAGAGGGATTGCGCACATTATCCCCATTCTTGCCTCCCTATGATGGCGTCCTATTGACTACAGGTACATTTTGAGAGTCTGATGTTTGTCTACAAAGTGTTAAAATGCCCTCACCCTCTTTCACATCATAGAGCTCCCCTCCCCATATCACACTGTGACAAACTGAGATCGACTGACCAAAGACTTTTGTCTGTCCTGAGATACAGGACTAAGTGTTACGTGGATAGGACCTTCTCCCTAGCTGATCCAAAACTCCTTCCACCGTCTGATTCTCCCTCACCACTGAGATTTTCAACACTCATCTTAACACACACTTTTACTCACCAGCTTTTAATTGTGCATAATGTGATTGTCATTATTGCTGTGACAGTATAAAACAGTAccaatatgttaatattttattgCTATTATCACTCaaatttttgtgtctcttcttccttttgtttttgttttctctctctgcgcTGTCAGAGCACTTTGgatcatctgtgtttgtgtattaagtgctatataaataaagctgactTCACTTGacatattaataataacaacttTAACGACCgaacaaagtgcttcacacacaaggacaaataaaagaaagtaGGAAAACAATTAAATACAGTTCACGGTCTGCAAATAACAAAAATCAAACAAGCAAAAAAGACAGTGAGagaaagtcatttaaaaaattcCATCAAACATTGtgattattttatgttatttagaATATTTATATTGTGTGGAGATCCATTTTAATATtggaaaaatacacatattaGTATTGTGATTAATTTAAAACATCACCTAGGtctaattttcattcattttgttcTCGAGAAGATTTTAAATTTCATGTTGAGGGCTGTGATAAAAGGCTGTCATAAAAAgcctttaatttgatttttaaaaaaatatgcagaAGCCCTGATGAAGGTAGACGAACAATTGTTGTACATCTTATAAATTGAAATGAATCTGCCATTTTGCTTTGCATTAGGGATGCGCGATACTGGATGTTTTTGCCAACATCTGAAATGCCGATATACAACGACTCATTTGGCCGATAACCGAAATCAATATATCCATGTATTATGGAAAATTATGCAACTTTTTTCCTGGAATCCTCTGACTAAATATATACCTCCTTGTCTGTATGCTTGCACCCtgatttatctttatttttatataggCCTACTTATTTAACATCCTGCTATCTTTGGTTAGCGACCCTTTTATCGTCATTTACAAGTATGCCAGTGTTACTTTTTCTGCTTCGCTGCTCTGGTCGAAATTAACGCAGTAGGAAGCAACCGAGAAAGGGTTGCACGTATTTATTTAATcatctgttttaatttttgtgtttaaaattcTTTATACTTGTCTTTGAAATATTTGTACGTGTTGACtttgtcaattaaaaaaaaaacaaaactctgtcATATCAGCAGAAatcagcatgttggccgattcagatgtttaattttaaagccagtatcgtgctgatattattgtgcatccctactttgcattattattattatttgcagTTGCACCCTGACACTAAGCAGCAACAAATGAAAATTGTTGACGCATATAAACCATTGAGACAACATGTCTGTGTCCTTCAGGTGGCTCTGATGGCTCTCGCCTCTATGATGGCGTGTGGCGGTACAAGTCCAGCGTCAACGAGTGGACTGAGGCGGCGCCCATGTTGAAGGCCCGCGAGTACCACAGCTCTTGCGTGGTGAAAGGTCAGCTCTACGTGGTGGCGTCGGACAGCACAGAGCGCTACGATCAAGCTCTGGACTGCTGGGAGGCCTTACCGCCCATGCTTCACGCCATGGACAACTGCTCCACCACCACGTGCAACGGACGCCTGTATGCCATCGGCTCTCTGACTGGGGAGGACACCATGGCCATCCAGTGCTACGATGCAGACACCAACCGCTGGACCATGGTCAGCTGTGGGCAGCTGCCTCCGTGGTCCTTCACGCCGAAAACGGTGACCCTTAAAAGCCTCATCTACTTCATCAGGTGAGAAACATGACTTACTGATTCACTCCAGCACtactaaaatacaatttttaggtacttgtactttactcaGATATTTCAGTTGTATGCTACTGTAAAGgaaaatatttcactttttactccactacattcatTTAGTAACTTCGGTTACCAGTCACTTCTCAGATCTTACAAAGAAGCAGTGTGTAGTTGGGAAGTAGTTTCACCAAAAAGAGACATTTCCTTTCTGAACTtctgaaatattttcattttcaggccCCAATAAGCTCAAACTCTGCAGTATTTCACAAATAAATGTTGTTTTCCTCTTTACCTTTCCCATTAATCATCTAAAGACCCAacagatttatcttgtgaccctTTGGAGGGGACCGACTCCAGGCAGGAAACCACCAGACTAAACTAACCTCAAACTGTATATAAAGTGTTTCAAACCAGCTTCACCTGGACCAGATTGTAAATCTGTAAAATGCTGCATTGATGCGTCAGtattaataattacatttataataatatatcagtCACAGGGGCAGTTTTTCTGCAGATACTGATGATCACTTTAAGGGCACTACCACTACTTCAAGTTGAAAAGTTGAACGTTGAAGTTTGAAACCTGGAGAGACATCACTTTccctgtgctgctttcagacacctttcGCAAGTCTTAAAACCCTTGAACCTTGAGCAAATTTGGTGCGATTTCTTTGAAAAGCATGGGAAAAAAGCAGTGAACAAATTGATAAGAAATGTCCTACAAATTGCAAAGCAataatagatttagaaaattatttaagAACAAAAACCTTAATTTTTAAGTGCTCTTTCcaggtaatttccttctttttttaaactttgttttcttgtttttgctgtttttgctgttttaattttCCATTTTCACTAATTTCTCGCTAATTTCTTGGCTAATTTCTTCTTTCGTTGCTTACTGccttttccccatgttttttaaagaaataaagccAATTTGTATTTTGacttgtatttttacattgttgtattggtactttatttaagtaaaggatcttaGTACTTCTTCCACATCTGGTTGGGGCTGGGTATTGGTACTCTATACCTTTTAAAGTATCATCCGAAATAACCAGGTACAAAGTAGTACCAAAGCTTCTCTAGTCAAATGATACCTGCATTCGATCATTGTATCCAGATGGAGAACAAATAGATCATTTGTATTGTTTTGGTGGTAATCAGTCACTATAAGCATTCTTCAGTTTAATGTGACTGTGATTGGCCCATTaccgcagcagctacaacccatataGTCTGTGATGTGGTGAGGTTGAGCATGGTGGTCGTAGTTGGCAGTACAGCGTGCCGAGAGGCCACCAAAACATGTGATGTCTGGTGGCATTTTACgcaactgaatgcttccattcacacGATGGGTATTGAATGATGTAGGAAAAAAAGGTATCAATATCTCCAGAggtatcagtatcactttaagggcaCTGGTATGATAATTCTTGTCATTCTCAGACTACATGTAGTAAACACTTAATGATCAAGGCATGTAGACTATTTCTTCCTCTAAACAGTCATTCTGTTGTTCGACCACATGAGTGCGCCAGTGTTCTCATGTGTATCTTCTACTTCCttttgtttcctgctgtgaGAAATTACAAAACAAGATAACCCTAATGTAAAATAGtaatgtttttctaaaatacaaaatgtccCAATCATGTTATTGAAGTGACGGTACAACAGTTAGGTTAGTTGAGGAGTTCATTACAGTGACAttatttgtctctgtctcacttACATGTAGAAAACTTAAATATTGAGATTATGGTTGATTATTTAAAGGTCTATAAAGAAACATTTGTTCATAATACATTGTTGATACAGTAGTCAGTAAAGTTTGCATGAGCACATTTGAAGTCATGATTGTTTTGGCGTCAGCTTGACTTTGCTGTGTTTCTATTTGTAGGGATGACTCAGCTGAGGTTGATGTTTATAATCCTCAGAAGAACGAGTGGGATAAAATAAGTCCGATGACCCAGGTTTGTATTTCACATCTGACGCTTGTCTGCTGACTTTATTATAGCTTTATCTGTTGTGAATTCATTATGTCTGTCCCAACGACATAAACACAAGTCAACAACACTGCAGTAAAACCAAACATGgtaataaaacatgaaattataACTGCTGCAGTTTGTCACTAGTTGATAGTATAAAGTATgaagctttatatttttacactcATTTTTATTGTCTACCTATATTCTGTTTTTATGGACTCACTTATATTTTTTACTTACCAGATACAGTATATTCTTACCTTCTTTTCTGCCTTTTTCCATGTATTTGAACATAAAGTACATGCTCTTgatcttgtttattttattcaggTCCACGTTGGAGGCAGTGTGGCAGCCCTGGGCGGTAAACTATACGTGTCCGGTGGTTATGACAATACATTTGAGCTGTCGGATGTGGTGGAGGCATACGACCCGACCACCCGCTCATGGACTCTTGCTGGACGACTACCTCAGCCGACCTTCTGGCACGGTAGCGTCAGCATATTCCGCCAGTTCATGCCCCAGGTGTCCAGTGCATTTGAACCCACTGACATACCAGAGTCAAATGCCATCCACTTGCACCGGCACCTACGTCACCAAGCGCTCCACAATCTCAACAACAATCTCAACCAAAACCAGAACCAGGATGTGAACCCAGCGCACTGAGTTCGGACATATAAACCCCCTGTTACATTTACAGTCTGTTCTCCCTCTTGTGGCAGTCTGTTGACTGTTTCTCAGCCTGTTTGGTCTCACTGCGTGGGAGACAGAAAAGTTTAAGGAAGCCGCTGCCTTCCTGTTGAAGGTGGGGAAGTTCACCAGTTAGTCCTCAGGGTCGTGTTGTGCTCCATCAGAACTAGTTTGATGGATGTGTTGTCTGACCACGCTGGATGAAATCAAGTGTTTAAAATGGTCCTAAACGGCTGCTCTTGGAGGTGGGAAAGCCGGCCTTTAAAAACAGGAATGGGGGGCATGATATCATTGAAATATGGGGACGACAGTGTCTATTTTCAGACATGCCCTCCCTGAAGGCATTCATAGTGTCGGACTTGTTTGTTGTTatgaaaagtgacagaaatCTTTGTGTCAGGaatcaaaaaagaaagaaagagtgagAAGGTCAAACTCTGGCTCCTTTTCTCACCTCCACACAGCTGAAAAATCATGGTGTGAATTGAGTGTGAATTTCAGTTTTGGAAAGTGTCAGAAATGGTAGGAGCTGTACTGGCAGTTTCATCTTGGAGGTCTTTTCTCCTGTAACACCTACATATACTGTAAGAACACTTTCAACACTGCATAAATGTCACCTTTGTTTGTGTCGCTTCACCAAGTATTTTTGCAGAATTATTACTAATATTTAAGTCCTGTTCAAGGTCATTTTTAATTGAAGCGTTTGGTGTAACAAGAGAGACTTCAAAGATGAAGACTAACTGATTAATCTTCCCACCTTCGAtagacagcagcacacagtcCCCAGCAAGGCgaggtgtttctgtgtgtggaCGTCTCTGTGTTGGCAGTGGATtactgtggattttttttctacaaacagAATCAATTTATATTTGAAATGCTTTAACGGAAACTTGATTTTACACATGACTG harbors:
- the klhl21 gene encoding kelch-like protein 21 — encoded protein: MEKPVLQTQPSTLPFFDTAHAFNLLRGIHELRAERKFFDVTLCAEGHEFHCHRTVLAAASTYFRAMFTGTLRESAMDRIVLHEVSAELVGLLVDFCYTGRVTVTQDNVDVLLKTADLFQFPSVKEACCAFLEQRLDVSNCLEIQDFAEAYACRELATSARRFVLKNIMELAKGTDFERLPWKRLLEFVSDDGLCVDKEEAVYQIAVRWVKADLQRRLHYWPELLQQVRLPFVRRFFLLAHVESDPLVYLSPTCLRMVNEARSFQSCEYDRHDRPCHRMRPRPSTGLAEILVVVGGCDQDCDELVTVDCYNPQTGQWRYLAEFPDHLGGGYSIAALGNDMYVTGGSDGSRLYDGVWRYKSSVNEWTEAAPMLKAREYHSSCVVKGQLYVVASDSTERYDQALDCWEALPPMLHAMDNCSTTTCNGRLYAIGSLTGEDTMAIQCYDADTNRWTMVSCGQLPPWSFTPKTVTLKSLIYFIRDDSAEVDVYNPQKNEWDKISPMTQVHVGGSVAALGGKLYVSGGYDNTFELSDVVEAYDPTTRSWTLAGRLPQPTFWHGSVSIFRQFMPQVSSAFEPTDIPESNAIHLHRHLRHQALHNLNNNLNQNQNQDVNPAH